The following coding sequences lie in one Ostrea edulis chromosome 8, xbOstEdul1.1, whole genome shotgun sequence genomic window:
- the LOC125662428 gene encoding uncharacterized protein LOC125662428: MATRPKRRKRSTTSAEPTDSGDQPSPGIPQIDVEGMVQSCMSAITPTLEETFRQYMHNYHARGQVAGQQPTSTSTVVRQSTQQNEPSAAAGSEIIQPQPSLLQELTDSGGRVQTAVSRHGQQTHPSSSETNSPLSNTMNFLLRSSLSQSTISSYHSAFQTYKQFIVQTFGDQVKPLPPSLQHMSAFIAHCFLTNLAASTTRTLVSSLSFTFKLGVCEDITQHFIVKKMLQGYQKCKPSNDARLPITPMILQKLVNALNHTTSSPFIRALLRAMFILAFCAFLRVGEITKTGGTNQHYLKFGNIRLGQDTLAQNHVEINIQHFKHSKSNHTTLRVKENTSNTSLCSYRAMVHYLNLR, from the coding sequence ATGGCAACCAGGCCaaaaagacggaaacgcagcaCCACGTCTGCAGAGCCAACAGATTCAGGAGACCAACCCTCGCCAGGCATTCCCCAGATTGACGTAGAGGGGATGGTTCAATCCTGCATGTCAGCCATTACTCCAACACTGGAAGAAACATTCAGGCAGTACATGCACAATTATCATGCCAGAGGGCAAGTTGCCGGCCAACAACCTACAAGTACCTCTACAGTAGTTCGTCAGTCGACCCAACAGAATGAACCTAGTGCAGCAGCGGGGAGCGAAATCATTCAGCCACAGCCTTCATTGTTACAGGAGTTGACAGACTCAGGTGGAAGAGTTCAAACAGCAGTTTCCAGGCATGGACAGCAAACCCACCCAAGTTCCAGCGAAACTAATTCACCTCTGAGCAACACTATGAACTTTCTGCTACGGAGCTCATTGTCACAATCCACCATCTCTTCCTACCACTCAGCTTTCCAAACTTATAAACAGTTCATAGTACAAACATTTGGGGATCAGGTGAAACCATTACCACCTTCGCTACAACATATGTCAGCGTTCATAGCCCACTGCTTCCTGACAAACTTGGCAGCATCTACAACTCGTACGTTAGTATCATCACTCAGCTTCACATTCAAATTGGGAGTTTGCGAGGACATAACACAGCACTTTATTGTGAAGAAAATGCTTCAGGGCTATCAAAAATGCAAACCTTCTAATGATGCCAGACTCCCAATTACCCCTATGATTTTACAGAAACTGGTCAATGCTCTAAACCATACAACCTCCTCTCCTTTTATTCGAGCCCTTCTACGTGCAATGTTTATTTTGGCTTTTTGCGCTTTCCTTAGGGTGGGGGAGATTACAAAAACGGGCGGTACCAATCAGCACTATCTCAAATTTGGAAATATACGTTTAGGTCAGGACACTCTCGCCCAAAATCATGTAGAAATCAATATCCAACATTTTAAGCATTCAAAATCCAACCACACTACCCTACGTGTGAAAGAAAACACTTCAAACACTTCTCTTTGCTCTTATAGGGCAATGGTTCACTACCTTAATTTGAGATAG